The following is a genomic window from Candidatus Kryptoniota bacterium.
ATCCGTCCTGTACCACCATGGCTTACTGAAAAGAGAGTCGGGGATCTTATCGAGGTTTCTTCCCTGGAATGGGTTCTTGAACACACCGTCAGCCACGAGTGTCCCCACGACTGTCGATGGGACGGATGCTTTGTACCAGTCTCTATGATCGTAAGATGCGATTGAAATTTGGTCACCGGATTCGTGAACGGCTGCACTGGATTGGATTTGCCAATCTTTCGAGAGCGTTATAAGCCTCTCAGCCGAACCCTGAATCGCGGCGGAGCATATAGAGGAGTGAAGAGTCAAAGCAGCAGACAAAAGCAATAAGAAGTACTTCATATTTCACCCGATCTTTCTTCGCATGCTGAAAAAACTAAGCGAGCAATGCACAACTGAGAATCTATGCGTGGATTCGCAGAAATACAAGCTGCGATGGTTCACACTGGAAAAATATTTTCATTGCCAATTTGACTTTAGCATGCCTCATGTCTGCGCGTCTGACAGTTTTTCTGATTATATTCATGTGAATTTCCTTCAACAAATGTAAATCAGAATTGAGATCATTTCATCCGGGACTCAACTATGTTTAAGGGTCACCCAAAAGGTTTATTCGTCCTGTTCTTCACAGAGATGTGGGAGCGGTTCGGTTTCTACACTGTCCTCGCGATATTCGTCTTGTACCTGCAGGAAAACTTTCACTGGGACGCAGCGACAGTCGGAAACATCTACGGTCTCTTTATCGCGGCCACATTTTTCCTCCCCCTTTTCGGCGGAATGGTAAGCGACAGGCTGCTCGGCTACGGAAGAACGATTCTTGTCGGTGCTTGCACGTCGGGAGTAGGCTACGCGCTTCTGGCGATACCGACCAAAGAACCTGCACTTCTCTTCACCGCTCTCTGCGTAATCGCAATCGGGAACGGATTGTTCAAACCGAACACATACGTCCTTGTCGGCAATTTATACTCTCATGCGAACGGTTCGCTGAAGGACGCAGCGTTCAACATTTTTTACATGGGAATAAACCTGGGGGCATTTCTCGGACCGATCGCGGCGGCGACGACGAAGAAGTTCATGCTGACGCATTTTCATGTTCCGCTGGCGCAGGCGTACAACGCAGCCTTCGGGGTCTGTGCAATCGGACTGGCAATCAGCATCACGATATTCCTTACGTTTAGAAAACATTACAGAGCGGCAGATTACAGGACCAAAGATTCCACGGCACCAAAGGAAGAGATAACTCTGACCAAATCTCAGGAGCGCGAACGTATTACTGCTCTCCTGATTACTTTCGTCATCATCATATTCTTCTGGATGGCTTATTACCAAAACGGATTCACATTGACTTTGTTCGCGAAGAATTATACAGCGGATAAAGTCGATCGGCTGACCTATCTATTATTCGACCCGGTAACGCTCGTTTCAATCCTCGGACTGATCCTGTGCGTTACGCTCGCGGTGAGAAAAACCGAGTCGGTCCGTTCGCGCCTGATTGGTTTGTGCGTGGCAGTCGCTGCAGCCGGAGTAATAGTAATGAAGTGTGTGACATTTCAGCCCCTTAATCCGATTTCGCCCGAAAGCTATCAGTCTTTCAATCCGATGTTCATAATTTTCCTGACGCCGATGATCATCGGATTCTTCGGCTGGCTTAACCGGAAAAGGATCGAACCTTCATCGCCGGGAAAGATCGGGCTGGGGATGTTCATTACTGCCGTTTCATTTACAATCATGATTTTTGCTTCGATCGGTCTACCTGCGCCCGGTGCGACAGCCGCAAGTACGTTTACCCGTGTCAATCCGTACTGGCTCATCTCGTCTTACTTCGTTATAACTCTTGCAGAATTGTTCCTGAGCCCGATGGGGATATCGTTCGTGTCGAAGGTGGCACCGCCGCGGATGAAGGGGATGATGATGGGAGGCTGGTTCG
Proteins encoded in this region:
- a CDS encoding peptide MFS transporter, with product MFKGHPKGLFVLFFTEMWERFGFYTVLAIFVLYLQENFHWDAATVGNIYGLFIAATFFLPLFGGMVSDRLLGYGRTILVGACTSGVGYALLAIPTKEPALLFTALCVIAIGNGLFKPNTYVLVGNLYSHANGSLKDAAFNIFYMGINLGAFLGPIAAATTKKFMLTHFHVPLAQAYNAAFGVCAIGLAISITIFLTFRKHYRAADYRTKDSTAPKEEITLTKSQERERITALLITFVIIIFFWMAYYQNGFTLTLFAKNYTADKVDRLTYLLFDPVTLVSILGLILCVTLAVRKTESVRSRLIGLCVAVAAAGVIVMKCVTFQPLNPISPESYQSFNPMFIIFLTPMIIGFFGWLNRKRIEPSSPGKIGLGMFITAVSFTIMIFASIGLPAPGATAASTFTRVNPYWLISSYFVITLAELFLSPMGISFVSKVAPPRMKGMMMGGWFAGQAVGSYLAGYVGRFYVRLQLWQFFLILVFAALISASLVLIFLKKLKHATTA